In the genome of Streptomyces pactum, one region contains:
- a CDS encoding glycosyltransferase — MSQYISRLGNLRGRTSGAGTAAAPARHRWHGIPQSFRPGRSVPRRIAMLSVHTSPLHQPGTGDAGGMNVYIVELARRLADLGIEVEIFTRATTGGLPPMVELAPGVLVRHVDAGPYEGLAKEDLPAQLCAFTHGVMRAWAGHRPGHYDLVHSHYWLSGHVGWLAAERWGVPLVHAMHTMAKVKNAALAEGDTPEPAARVIGETQIVRAADRLIANTAEEAAELVRYYDAEPRKVAVVHPGVNLDRFRPVPVPGSTAATVSVPMATTPAATIEREAGVAARDGRAAARARLGLPQDALIPLFAGRIQPLKAPDVLLRAVAVMLDRDPGLRSRMVVPVVGGPSGSGMARPEGLQKLAARLGIADVVLFRPPVGQEQLADWYRAASVLVMPSHSESFGLVAIEAQACGTPVVAAAVGGLPVAVRDGETGFLVQGHDPADYARVLRRFDPVAGDGGLVTRMGTAAARHAQSFGWDTAAAATAEVYQAAMQERRRLRSAHAHG; from the coding sequence GTGAGCCAGTACATATCCCGGCTCGGCAACCTTCGAGGCCGTACGTCCGGGGCGGGGACGGCCGCGGCGCCCGCGCGCCACCGCTGGCACGGCATTCCGCAGAGCTTCCGGCCGGGGCGGTCCGTGCCGCGCCGGATCGCGATGCTGAGCGTGCACACCTCGCCGCTGCACCAGCCCGGCACCGGTGACGCCGGCGGGATGAACGTCTACATCGTGGAGCTGGCCCGGCGCCTGGCCGACCTCGGCATCGAGGTGGAGATCTTCACCCGGGCCACCACCGGCGGGCTGCCGCCGATGGTCGAGCTGGCCCCCGGGGTGCTCGTGCGCCACGTGGACGCCGGCCCGTACGAGGGCCTGGCGAAGGAGGACCTGCCCGCCCAGCTGTGCGCCTTCACCCACGGCGTGATGCGGGCATGGGCCGGCCACCGCCCCGGCCACTACGACCTGGTCCACTCCCACTACTGGCTCTCCGGCCACGTCGGCTGGCTCGCCGCCGAACGCTGGGGCGTGCCGCTGGTGCACGCCATGCACACCATGGCCAAGGTCAAGAACGCCGCGCTCGCCGAGGGGGACACCCCCGAACCGGCCGCCCGGGTCATCGGTGAGACGCAGATCGTCCGGGCCGCCGACCGGCTCATCGCCAACACCGCCGAGGAGGCCGCGGAGCTGGTCCGGTACTACGACGCCGAACCGCGGAAGGTCGCCGTGGTCCACCCCGGCGTCAACCTCGACCGCTTCCGGCCCGTCCCCGTCCCCGGCTCGACCGCCGCCACCGTGTCCGTCCCCATGGCCACCACCCCCGCGGCCACCATCGAACGGGAGGCCGGGGTGGCCGCCCGGGACGGCAGGGCGGCCGCCCGGGCCCGCCTCGGCCTGCCGCAGGACGCGCTGATCCCGCTGTTCGCCGGCCGTATCCAGCCGCTCAAGGCGCCCGACGTGCTGCTGCGCGCGGTGGCGGTCATGCTCGACCGGGACCCGGGGCTGCGCTCCCGGATGGTGGTCCCGGTGGTCGGCGGACCCAGCGGCAGCGGGATGGCCAGGCCCGAGGGGCTGCAGAAGCTCGCGGCGCGCCTGGGCATCGCCGATGTGGTGCTGTTCCGCCCGCCGGTGGGCCAGGAGCAGCTCGCGGACTGGTACCGCGCGGCGTCGGTGCTGGTGATGCCCTCCCACAGCGAGTCGTTCGGGCTGGTCGCCATCGAGGCCCAGGCGTGCGGCACCCCGGTGGTGGCCGCCGCGGTCGGCGGGCTGCCGGTGGCGGTGCGGGACGGCGAGACCGGCTTCCTGGTGCAGGGCCACGACCCGGCCGACTACGCCCGGGTACTGCGCCGCTTCGACCCCGTGGCCGGCGACGGCGGACTGGTGACCCGCATGGGGACCGCCGCCGCCCGACACGCCCAGTCGTTCGGCTGGGACACCGCCGCGGCCGCCACGGCGGAGGTGTACCAGGCCGCGATGCAGGAGCGCCGTCGCCTACGATCGGCACATGCCCATGGGTGA
- a CDS encoding helix-turn-helix domain-containing protein: protein MGHTPPDISPFLKARRAALDPAAVGLPQGLVRRRVRGLRREEVAQLAGISVDYYTRIEQGRAHGISDSVLDAVARALRLSPAEHTYLRNIAGPSRHGTRPPAREHRVRPQLRQLLDALDESVPAFVYGPGLDILAWNRVAGRISFDLPSVPGPERNAARLVFLHPDAKALHPDWEQLAAETVATMRAEAGRRPELLCRIVCELLDNSADFRRHWEAQAVTERTHGTKRIRNPLVGEVEVTYQVLLLPSDDGQVLCTYTGARGSRTERALRELAALTRDDDPAAQESVGAPVGASAGASVGASA, encoded by the coding sequence ATGGGCCACACCCCACCGGACATCAGTCCCTTTCTCAAGGCGCGCCGCGCGGCGCTGGACCCGGCGGCCGTGGGGCTGCCCCAGGGTCTGGTCCGGCGGCGGGTGCGCGGACTGCGGCGGGAGGAGGTCGCCCAGCTCGCCGGCATCAGCGTGGACTACTACACGCGGATCGAGCAGGGGCGTGCGCACGGCATCTCCGACTCGGTGCTGGACGCCGTGGCCCGGGCGCTGCGGCTCAGTCCGGCCGAGCACACCTATCTGCGCAACATCGCAGGCCCGAGCCGCCACGGGACCCGTCCGCCGGCGCGCGAGCACCGGGTGAGACCGCAGTTGCGGCAACTGCTGGACGCACTCGACGAATCCGTCCCCGCCTTCGTCTACGGGCCCGGGCTGGACATCCTGGCGTGGAACCGGGTGGCCGGGCGCATCTCGTTCGACCTCCCGTCGGTCCCCGGGCCGGAGCGCAACGCCGCGCGCCTGGTCTTCCTCCACCCCGATGCCAAGGCGCTCCACCCCGACTGGGAGCAGCTGGCGGCGGAGACCGTGGCGACCATGCGGGCCGAGGCCGGCCGTCGTCCGGAGCTGCTGTGCCGGATCGTGTGCGAACTGCTGGACAACAGCGCCGACTTCCGCCGGCACTGGGAGGCGCAGGCGGTCACCGAGCGCACCCACGGCACCAAGCGCATCCGCAACCCGCTGGTCGGGGAGGTGGAGGTCACCTATCAGGTGTTGCTGCTGCCCTCCGACGACGGCCAAGTGCTGTGCACCTACACGGGGGCACGCGGCTCGCGCACCGAGCGGGCGCTGCGGGAACTGGCGGCGCTCACCCGGGACGACGATCCGGCGGCGCAGGAGTCCGTGGGCGCGCCCGTCGGTGCCTCTGCCGGAGCCTCCGTGGGCGCCTCCGCCTGA
- a CDS encoding DUF4291 domain-containing protein, producing the protein MRARHSPETITVYQAYPPAIGLPAARDGRFPVAWKRDRMTWIKPSFLWMMYRCGWATKEGQETVLAVEITREGFAWALRNACLSHYVAHLHTDHAAWRQELKRSPARVQWDPERDLRLNPLPYRSLQLGLSGPAARRYADEWMVAVTDVTPLAREVHAKVRAGDLTGAAELLPRETPYPVEDGLLAHLRA; encoded by the coding sequence ATCCGCGCCCGCCACTCGCCGGAGACGATCACCGTCTACCAGGCGTACCCGCCGGCCATCGGCCTGCCGGCCGCCCGTGACGGCCGCTTCCCGGTGGCCTGGAAGCGGGACCGGATGACCTGGATCAAGCCGTCGTTCCTGTGGATGATGTACCGCTGCGGCTGGGCGACCAAGGAGGGCCAGGAGACCGTTCTGGCCGTCGAGATCACCCGCGAGGGCTTCGCCTGGGCGCTGCGGAACGCGTGCCTCTCCCACTACGTGGCGCACCTCCACACCGACCACGCCGCCTGGCGGCAGGAGCTGAAGCGCTCCCCGGCCCGCGTGCAGTGGGACCCCGAACGTGACCTGCGGCTCAACCCGCTGCCGTACCGCTCGCTCCAGCTGGGCCTCTCCGGCCCGGCGGCGCGGCGGTACGCGGACGAGTGGATGGTGGCCGTCACCGATGTGACCCCGCTCGCCCGGGAGGTGCACGCCAAGGTCCGTGCCGGTGACCTGACCGGGGCGGCGGAGCTGCTCCCCCGCGAAACGCCCTACCCGGTCGAGGACGGTCTGCTGGCCCATCTGCGCGCCTGA
- a CDS encoding NUDIX hydrolase, giving the protein MVPTGSPGAGRPDASHRTGRPAGDRRGLGGAAPVRAAGCVLWRRARSGGPVEIALVHRPRYDDWSHPKGKLKRGEDPLRGAVREVLEETGIGCLPGPELPTVRYPVRGRPKEVRYWAAEADPEDVFVPNREVDRLLWLPPDPARGLLTHHHDRALVDALLTALRAG; this is encoded by the coding sequence GTGGTACCCACGGGCTCCCCGGGTGCGGGACGCCCGGACGCATCGCACCGGACGGGACGGCCGGCCGGCGACCGGCGCGGCCTCGGTGGTGCGGCGCCGGTCCGGGCCGCCGGCTGTGTGCTGTGGCGCCGCGCCCGGTCCGGCGGACCGGTGGAGATCGCGCTGGTGCACCGGCCCCGCTACGACGACTGGTCCCATCCCAAGGGAAAGCTCAAGCGCGGCGAGGACCCGCTGCGCGGCGCCGTCCGCGAGGTGCTGGAGGAGACCGGTATCGGCTGTCTGCCGGGTCCCGAACTGCCCACCGTCCGCTATCCGGTGCGGGGCCGTCCCAAGGAGGTCCGCTACTGGGCGGCCGAGGCCGACCCGGAGGACGTCTTCGTTCCCAACCGGGAGGTGGACCGGCTGCTGTGGCTGCCGCCGGACCCGGCCCGCGGACTCCTCACCCACCACCACGACCGGGCCCTGGTGGACGCGCTGCTCACCGCCCTGCGCGCCGGCTGA
- a CDS encoding RNA degradosome polyphosphate kinase codes for MNELSGQAPVPSQPQPQPSVGSIAAHRPHAVAVPPVGELDLDPDLDADADDYEDGGVPGADGPELPHGRFLDRERSWLAFNERVLELAEDPATPLLERANFLAIFASNLDEFFMVRVAGLKRRIATGVATRSASGLQPREVLELIWTRSRELMARHAACFQQDVAPELADHGIHVIRWPDLTDKEQSRLSTLFRQQIFPVLTPLAVDPAHPFPYISGLSLNLAVVVRNPVSGHDHFARVKVPPLLSRFVEASAQRYVPLEDVIAAHLEQLFPGMEVLAHHMFRVTRNEDLEVEEDDAENLLQALEKELLRRRFGPPVRLEVEESIDPYVLNLLIRELKVSEAEVYPLPGPLDLTGLFAIAAQDRPELKYRKFVAGTHRDLAEVESASPPDIFAALRERDVLLHHPYDSFSTSVQAFLEQAAADPDVLAIKQTLYRTSGKSPIVDALIDAAEAGKQVLVLVEIKARFDEQANIKWARKLEEAGCHVVYGLVGLKTHCKLSLVVRQEGDTLVRYSHVGTGNYHPKTARLYEDLGLLTASPDVGADLSNLFNRLSGYSRQERYERLLVAPRSLRDGLVTRILKEVTHLKAGRPASVRIKVNSMVDEAVIDALYRASQAGVPVDVWVRGICALRPGVAGLSENIRVRSILGRFLEHSRVFAFGNGGEPEVWLGSADMMHRNLDRRIEALVRVTDPGHRASLCRLLETGMSDTTASWHLGPDGSWTRHATDADGKPLRNVQEMLIDARRRRRGSAT; via the coding sequence ATGAACGAGCTCAGTGGTCAGGCTCCCGTTCCGTCCCAGCCCCAGCCGCAGCCCTCGGTCGGTTCCATCGCCGCGCACCGCCCGCACGCGGTGGCGGTGCCACCGGTCGGTGAGCTGGACCTCGACCCGGACCTGGACGCCGACGCGGACGACTACGAGGACGGCGGCGTCCCGGGGGCGGACGGCCCGGAGCTGCCGCACGGCCGGTTCCTGGACCGGGAGCGCAGCTGGCTGGCGTTCAACGAGCGGGTGCTGGAGCTGGCCGAGGACCCGGCCACCCCGCTGCTGGAGCGGGCGAACTTCCTGGCGATCTTCGCCAGCAACCTGGACGAGTTCTTCATGGTGCGCGTCGCCGGCCTCAAGCGGCGCATCGCCACCGGGGTCGCCACCCGGTCCGCGTCCGGGCTGCAGCCGCGCGAGGTGCTGGAGCTGATCTGGACCCGGTCCCGGGAGCTGATGGCCCGGCACGCCGCGTGCTTCCAGCAGGACGTCGCGCCCGAGCTGGCCGACCACGGCATCCACGTGATCCGCTGGCCGGACCTGACCGACAAGGAACAGTCGAGGCTGTCCACGCTGTTCCGGCAGCAGATCTTCCCGGTGCTCACCCCGCTGGCGGTGGATCCCGCGCACCCCTTCCCGTACATCTCCGGGCTCTCCCTCAACCTCGCCGTGGTCGTCCGCAACCCGGTGAGCGGCCACGACCACTTCGCACGGGTGAAGGTCCCGCCGCTGCTGTCCCGGTTCGTGGAGGCGTCCGCGCAGCGGTACGTGCCGCTGGAGGACGTGATAGCCGCGCACCTGGAGCAGCTGTTCCCCGGCATGGAGGTGCTGGCGCACCACATGTTCCGGGTCACCCGCAACGAGGACCTGGAGGTGGAGGAGGACGACGCGGAGAACCTCCTCCAGGCGCTGGAGAAGGAGCTGCTGCGGCGCCGCTTCGGGCCGCCGGTGCGGCTGGAGGTCGAGGAGTCCATCGACCCCTACGTGCTCAATCTGCTGATCCGCGAGCTGAAGGTCTCCGAGGCCGAGGTCTACCCGCTGCCCGGGCCGCTGGATCTGACCGGCCTGTTCGCCATAGCGGCGCAGGACCGGCCGGAGCTGAAGTACCGGAAGTTCGTCGCCGGCACCCACCGGGACCTGGCCGAGGTGGAGTCCGCCTCGCCGCCGGACATCTTCGCCGCGCTGCGCGAACGCGACGTGCTGCTGCACCACCCGTACGACTCCTTCTCCACCTCCGTCCAGGCGTTCCTGGAACAGGCCGCCGCAGACCCGGACGTGCTCGCGATCAAGCAGACGCTGTACCGGACGTCCGGCAAGTCGCCGATCGTGGACGCGCTGATCGACGCCGCCGAGGCCGGCAAGCAGGTGCTGGTGCTGGTGGAGATCAAGGCGCGCTTCGACGAGCAGGCCAACATCAAGTGGGCGCGGAAGCTGGAGGAGGCCGGCTGCCACGTCGTCTACGGGCTGGTGGGCCTGAAGACCCACTGCAAGCTGTCGCTGGTGGTGCGGCAGGAGGGCGACACCCTGGTCCGCTACTCGCACGTGGGCACCGGCAACTACCACCCCAAGACCGCCCGGCTCTACGAGGACCTCGGCCTGCTCACCGCCTCCCCGGACGTCGGCGCGGACCTGTCCAACCTGTTCAACCGGCTCAGCGGTTACTCCCGCCAGGAGCGGTACGAGCGGCTGCTGGTGGCCCCCAGATCGCTCCGCGACGGCCTGGTCACGCGCATCCTCAAGGAGGTCACGCACCTGAAGGCCGGCCGTCCCGCCTCCGTCCGCATCAAGGTCAACTCGATGGTGGACGAGGCGGTGATCGACGCCCTCTACCGGGCCTCCCAGGCGGGCGTGCCGGTGGACGTGTGGGTGCGGGGCATCTGCGCGCTGCGCCCCGGGGTGGCCGGGCTCTCGGAGAACATACGGGTGCGGAGCATCCTCGGCCGCTTCCTGGAACACTCACGGGTCTTCGCGTTCGGGAACGGCGGCGAGCCCGAGGTGTGGCTGGGCAGCGCCGACATGATGCACCGCAATCTGGACCGCCGGATCGAGGCGCTGGTGCGCGTCACCGATCCCGGACACCGCGCTTCCCTGTGCCGGCTGCTGGAGACCGGGATGTCCGACACCACCGCCTCCTGGCACCTGGGCCCGGACGGCTCCTGGACCCGGCACGCCACCGACGCGGACGGGAAGCCGCTGCGCAACGTACAGGAAATGCTCATCGACGCCCGGAGGCGCCGACGTGGTTCAGCGACATGA
- a CDS encoding aldo/keto reductase produces MRRRILGGTGISVSEYALGAMMFGGWANSDHDDSVRIIHRALDAGINFVDTADIYSGGESEEIVGKALKGRRDDVVLATKANGAMGDDPNHSGNSRRWITREIENSLRRLGTDHIDLYQIHRPDPHTDIDETLSVLSDLVRAGKIRAIGSSTFPAEQIVEAQWVAERRGHVRFRTEQPPYSLLARGVEAAVLPTAQKYGMGVLTWGPLSAGWLSGRYTKASDIDLSAGRSSLERQKFDPSVPENARKLEAVGKLAAVAADAGLTLPHLATAFVRSHPAVTSVIIGPRTMEQLEDLLAGADAVLDDDVLDRIDEIVPPGTDLNRADSYYVPPALADASLRRRR; encoded by the coding sequence ATGCGGCGCAGAATCCTCGGCGGTACCGGCATCTCGGTCAGTGAGTACGCACTCGGCGCGATGATGTTCGGCGGCTGGGCCAACTCCGACCACGACGACAGCGTGCGCATCATCCACCGCGCCCTGGACGCGGGCATCAACTTCGTGGACACCGCGGACATCTACTCCGGCGGCGAGTCGGAGGAGATCGTCGGCAAGGCGCTCAAGGGGCGCCGGGACGACGTGGTGCTCGCCACCAAGGCGAACGGGGCGATGGGCGACGACCCCAACCACAGCGGGAACTCCCGCCGCTGGATCACCCGGGAGATCGAGAACAGCCTGCGCCGCCTGGGCACCGACCACATCGACCTGTACCAGATCCACCGCCCCGACCCGCACACGGACATCGACGAGACCCTCTCCGTCCTCTCCGACCTGGTCCGCGCCGGGAAGATCCGCGCGATCGGCAGCTCGACCTTCCCGGCCGAGCAGATCGTGGAGGCGCAGTGGGTGGCCGAGCGGCGCGGGCACGTACGGTTCCGCACCGAACAGCCGCCGTACTCGCTGCTGGCGCGCGGCGTGGAGGCGGCGGTGCTGCCGACCGCGCAGAAGTACGGAATGGGCGTGCTCACCTGGGGACCGCTTTCGGCGGGCTGGCTCTCCGGCCGCTACACCAAGGCGTCCGACATCGACCTGTCGGCCGGCCGGAGCTCGCTGGAGCGGCAGAAGTTCGACCCCTCGGTTCCGGAGAACGCCCGGAAGCTGGAGGCCGTCGGCAAGCTGGCGGCGGTGGCCGCGGACGCGGGGCTGACGCTGCCGCACCTGGCGACCGCGTTCGTGCGCTCCCACCCGGCCGTCACGTCGGTGATCATCGGCCCGCGCACCATGGAACAGCTGGAGGACCTGCTGGCCGGGGCGGACGCCGTGCTCGACGACGACGTGCTGGACCGCATCGACGAGATCGTGCCGCCGGGCACCGACCTGAACCGCGCGGACAGCTACTACGTGCCCCCGGCGCTCGCCGACGCGTCCCTGCGCCGGCGCCGCTGA
- a CDS encoding NAD(P)H-binding protein: protein MTTQHSSQPAAPAGQPQPATTPAASTAPSPSGGGEPAPEVLVLAATGKTGRRVVPRLRLAGAAVRAASRSSAVRFDWADPATWGPAVSGASAVYLVAPDDPAPVADFVAEAAAAGVERFVVLSGRGLEHCGPGFGQGMAAAERAVRESGRQWAIVRANNFFQNFDEDLWREPLRNGRLALPIGEVTEAFVDADDVADVAVTLLTTPDESLLGRVYEVSGPQGITFGKAVATMARAAGRSIAYTELTPEEYRAELRAAGYPEEAVTALDTLFALHREGHTAEPTDGVRQVLGREPVPFASYVARAASTGVWS, encoded by the coding sequence ATGACCACACAGCACTCGTCGCAGCCCGCCGCCCCGGCCGGGCAGCCGCAGCCGGCCACCACTCCCGCCGCCTCCACCGCTCCGTCCCCGTCGGGGGGTGGGGAGCCGGCACCCGAGGTCCTGGTACTCGCCGCGACCGGCAAGACCGGCCGCCGGGTGGTGCCCCGGCTGCGGCTCGCGGGCGCGGCGGTACGGGCCGCCTCCCGCTCCAGCGCGGTGCGCTTCGACTGGGCCGACCCCGCCACCTGGGGCCCCGCGGTGTCCGGTGCGTCCGCCGTCTACCTGGTCGCCCCGGACGACCCGGCGCCGGTGGCCGACTTCGTGGCGGAGGCCGCGGCGGCCGGGGTGGAGCGCTTCGTGGTGCTGTCCGGCCGCGGCCTCGAACACTGCGGCCCGGGCTTCGGCCAGGGCATGGCGGCCGCGGAGCGCGCGGTGCGGGAGTCCGGCCGGCAATGGGCGATCGTCCGGGCCAACAACTTCTTCCAGAACTTCGACGAGGACCTGTGGCGGGAACCGCTCAGGAACGGCCGGCTGGCGCTGCCGATCGGTGAGGTCACCGAGGCGTTCGTGGACGCCGACGATGTCGCGGACGTCGCGGTGACCCTGCTGACGACGCCGGACGAGAGTCTGCTCGGGCGGGTGTACGAGGTGAGCGGGCCGCAGGGGATCACCTTCGGCAAGGCGGTCGCCACGATGGCGCGGGCCGCCGGCCGGTCCATCGCGTACACGGAACTGACCCCCGAGGAGTACCGGGCCGAGCTGCGCGCCGCGGGGTACCCGGAGGAGGCGGTGACGGCGCTGGACACGCTCTTCGCCCTGCACCGGGAGGGCCACACCGCCGAGCCCACCGACGGCGTCCGGCAGGTGCTGGGCCGTGAGCCGGTGCCCTTCGCCTCCTACGTGGCCCGGGCCGCGTCGACCGGCGTCTGGAGCTGA
- a CDS encoding class I SAM-dependent methyltransferase, which translates to MAAVRTPSPTRPVGSATRGTTNPNRLRRMDRWIAAVHGPVLRRATAPVAVDLGYGAAPWTAVELLERLRTAAPRVGVVGIEIDPDRVAAARPYRREGLDFAHGGFEVPLPAGLGPRPHLIRAANVLRQYDEAEVGAVWRRLCDRLAPGGLLVEGTCDEIGRRHVWVALTPDGPRTVTFAARLGGLDRPSDLAERLPKALIHRNVPGEPVHAFLRDFDRAWAAAAPYAALSARQRWIRACAALRAGWPLTDGPRRWRQGEVTVRWEALAPRTG; encoded by the coding sequence ATGGCCGCCGTACGTACCCCTTCGCCGACCCGTCCCGTCGGGTCGGCGACACGCGGCACCACCAACCCGAACCGGCTCCGCCGGATGGACCGCTGGATCGCGGCGGTGCACGGCCCCGTCCTGCGGCGTGCCACGGCCCCGGTGGCGGTCGATCTGGGATACGGTGCCGCCCCCTGGACCGCCGTGGAACTGCTGGAGCGGCTGCGGACGGCCGCGCCGCGGGTCGGCGTGGTGGGGATCGAGATCGATCCGGACCGGGTCGCCGCCGCCCGCCCGTACCGGCGCGAGGGGCTGGACTTCGCCCACGGCGGCTTCGAGGTCCCGCTGCCCGCCGGGCTCGGCCCGCGCCCCCACCTGATTCGCGCCGCCAATGTGCTGCGCCAGTACGACGAGGCCGAGGTCGGGGCCGTGTGGCGTCGGCTGTGCGACCGGCTGGCCCCCGGCGGCCTGCTGGTGGAGGGCACCTGCGACGAGATCGGCCGGCGGCACGTGTGGGTGGCGCTCACCCCGGACGGGCCCCGGACGGTCACCTTCGCCGCCCGCCTCGGTGGCCTGGACCGCCCGTCCGACCTCGCCGAGCGGCTGCCGAAGGCCCTCATCCACCGCAACGTGCCGGGGGAGCCGGTGCACGCCTTCCTCCGCGACTTCGACCGCGCGTGGGCCGCGGCGGCCCCGTACGCGGCGCTCAGCGCGCGTCAGCGCTGGATCAGGGCGTGCGCCGCCCTGCGCGCCGGCTGGCCGCTGACCGACGGGCCGCGCCGATGGCGGCAGGGAGAGGTCACGGTCCGCTGGGAGGCGCTGGCCCCGCGCACCGGCTGA
- a CDS encoding CHAD domain-containing protein, giving the protein MPGEASDRPGPAPGRPSDRSRPSDRSDGGADPAGDPGGPPPAPAGRGTVPGARSGRGRRAVSLTADDPGEREAGRAAPGAAGDHAHRAEGPIRRGGPAGPSAGGAGRGRAGQPAPRTDHPAGHAATAGGAAGAPGAAGERNTAGERAAAGARTGPREGRAPKREEQRPGALTVGAARAGALLERQLTLARTRAHTAALQALGSSRFHAVADAVALLASEVPLDESAAARPAEEALPPLADLAHRRLVEAVDALPLGRAGHPYNAEALVHGLAATPAADAPPASEQQDAPWHQVRRLVRARRYALEVLDEAERAAGSGLLEVEPSLSVRLLAAAQALERHRDAAEAAAAAAAAARTPRIAPATAYALGVLHADQRHEVEAARFAFGRVWQRLVTAAP; this is encoded by the coding sequence GTGCCGGGGGAGGCGTCCGACCGTCCCGGCCCGGCGCCGGGCCGGCCGTCCGACCGGTCCCGCCCGTCCGACCGGTCCGACGGCGGCGCGGACCCGGCCGGTGACCCCGGCGGTCCGCCGCCGGCCCCGGCGGGGCGGGGCACCGTCCCCGGCGCCCGCAGCGGACGGGGGCGGCGCGCGGTCTCGCTCACCGCGGACGACCCGGGTGAGCGGGAGGCCGGACGGGCCGCGCCGGGAGCCGCCGGGGACCACGCCCACCGCGCCGAGGGGCCGATCCGGCGCGGTGGTCCCGCCGGCCCGTCCGCGGGCGGCGCCGGCCGTGGACGCGCCGGGCAGCCCGCGCCCCGTACGGACCACCCCGCCGGCCACGCCGCCACGGCGGGCGGCGCGGCCGGCGCCCCCGGTGCCGCGGGGGAGCGGAACACCGCCGGGGAACGGGCCGCCGCGGGTGCCCGCACCGGCCCCCGGGAGGGCCGCGCGCCGAAGCGGGAGGAGCAGCGTCCCGGGGCGCTCACCGTGGGCGCGGCACGCGCCGGCGCACTGCTGGAGCGCCAGCTGACGCTCGCCCGGACCCGCGCCCACACCGCCGCGCTCCAGGCCCTCGGCTCGTCCCGCTTCCACGCGGTCGCCGACGCGGTCGCGCTGCTCGCCTCCGAGGTCCCGCTGGACGAGTCCGCCGCCGCCCGCCCGGCCGAGGAGGCGCTGCCGCCGCTGGCGGACCTGGCGCACCGGCGGCTGGTGGAGGCCGTGGACGCGCTGCCGCTGGGCCGCGCCGGCCACCCGTACAACGCGGAGGCCCTGGTGCACGGCCTGGCCGCCACCCCGGCGGCCGACGCCCCGCCCGCCAGCGAGCAGCAGGACGCCCCCTGGCACCAGGTGCGGCGGCTGGTACGGGCCCGCCGGTACGCGCTGGAGGTGCTGGACGAGGCGGAGCGGGCGGCCGGCAGCGGGCTGCTGGAGGTCGAACCGTCACTGTCGGTGCGGCTGCTGGCCGCCGCACAGGCGCTGGAGCGGCACCGGGACGCCGCGGAGGCCGCCGCGGCTGCCGCGGCCGCCGCCCGTACCCCGCGCATCGCTCCGGCCACCGCCTACGCCCTCGGGGTGCTCCACGCCGACCAGCGGCACGAGGTCGAGGCGGCGCGGTTCGCCTTCGGCCGCGTCTGGCAGCGGCTGGTGACGGCCGCGCCCTGA